Part of the Flavobacterium sp. MDT1-60 genome, TGAAAAATGTACTTTTGATGCATTTGTGGTTCGTGGATGTATCCGGAAATACTATATAGATGAAAATGGTTTTGAAGTAATCTTGCAATTTGCGGTCGAAAACTCATGGATTAGCGATATTTCCTTTAGCGATTACGAAACAACTGGCAGCCATGTTTTTATTGAAACTATAGAAAATACCGATCTTTTGATCTTTAGTCCAGAAACCAAAGAGCAACTTTTGGTACGCGCACCCCGATTTGAGAGAGCTTTTAGAATTTTATTGGAGCGCCATTTAGCCGTTACCCAAAACCGTCTTCTTCATAATATTACTTGCACCGCAGAGCAAAGATATGATGACTTTCTGCAGAAGTATCCCACCATACCATTACGTGTACCGCAACATTTTATTGCTTCTTATCTGGGTATCTCTCCAGAATTTTTATCAAAAATCCGAACCAGAAAACTTAAATCCTGATTTTTTTAGTAAATCTTGTCCCAGTTCAATGCACAGGTTTTATTTATGGTAGAAATTTGCTGCGAACCAAAACATTTAAAACTATGGACAGGAAAGATTTTATCAAAAAAGGACTTTTAGGAACAGGAATGTTTGTAGCCTCAGCCGCAGTTGCCAATATCATGAAGAATGATATTGACGAAATAAAACCACTTGAACCGGTAGGCTTTAATCATCTGCCCTCCCTTGATACCCCGGTAACAGGAAATAGCGTCTTACACAAGGCCGAATCAAGAGGCCATTCTAATCATGGATGGCTTGATACACACCAGACTTTTAGTTTTGCCTCTTATTACAATCCTGACAGAATGCATTTTGGTGTCCTAAGAGTGCTTAATGATGATGTTGTAGACCCATCAAAAGGATTTGGTACTCATCCTCATGATAATATGGAAATCATATCAATTCCCCTGGAAGGTGATCTGGAACATAAAGACAGTATGAACAATGTAGCCATCATCAAAAAAGGTGACATTCAGGTTATGAGCGCAGGTACCGGAATTTACCATAGTGAATTTAACAATAACAAAGACAAACCTGTTAAATTTCTTCAGATATGGCTTTACCCTAACAGAAAAAGTGTAGTACCGAGATACGACCAGATCACACTCAAGTCAAAAGAACGTCATAATAAATTCCAACAAATTTTATCTCCGGACGCTAAAGATCAGGGTGTATGGATCCATCAGGACGCTTGGTTTCATCTGGGAATTTTCGATAATAAATTTACCAGTATATACCATATTAAAAAGAAAGGTAATGGGGTTTATGCTTTTATTATAAAAGGCAGCTTCCTGGTAAACGGTACGATTCTTAACGAAAAGGACGGAATGGGAATTTGGGATCTCGCTTCTCTTGAAGTAATTTCTCAGTCCGATGCTTCTGAAATGCTTCTGATGGAAGTTCCAATGACTATGTAAAATATCTTTATCATGCACATTCGACTATTGGTTGTACGAACAGGGAATCCTGAAAGACTGGCGGATTTTTATAGCTTATTTGGATTAACATTTGAATATCACAAACATGGAAATTCTCCTTTCCATTATACAGCTGCAATGGGACAAACAATTCTGGAGATTTATCCATTAGCAAAGGAACAATCGGAACCCGATGTAAATTTACGTTTAGGTTTTGAAATTGTCAGCTTTAATGAAACTATTCAGAAATTAAGGGACAATAATGTACGCTTTTTATCCGAACCTGCCATCACCGATTTTGGATTTATGACCATAATCGCTGATCCTGACGGCAGAAAAATTGAACTTTATGATCAACATACTCCTATTTGAAATCCAGATAAGGTAAACATCAGGCAATTCAACATAGTAATATAATTGCATTCATTACGTTTTACAACAATAATTTAGTTTTCAGTAAAGATATAATGCATTTTGCCTAAAGTTATTCTTTAGAAATTGAATGCAAAGGAACCAAACCTGAAAAACGAATAGCTGTTTTAATAAAAGCAGCGGGATTCGATTGATCATTTTCCAAAATGGCCCTACTATGAAGAAGTTTGAAATAAAAAGTACAAATAATGGCAGATGGATCGTATCACACCATGAATTCCCAAAATTTACCTGCACTTTTGAAGATAAAAAATTTACTTACAGCCTGAAAATTATTGGCCTTTCTGACCCAGGAGGTAATCCCGAAGAAATTAAGTTATTACATAAAATGGAAAAATGGTTAACTGAATACCATAAAGAGAAAATAAATGGATAAAATGTGCCTAAAATATATACTATCAATATCATTCTTATTTCACCAGTTAATAAAAATTTAAAACCAAATGATTAAAATCGAACTAAAACCAGTAAAGTGGGCATTATCCATTTTTATTTTAGCAATTGCAGGCCTACAGAGCCAAACTATCTTAAAAAACGATGTGAGCAAGTTTAAAATTCATGGCAGTATTAAAGGAGATATCACTGATAATTTTGCTTACTTATATTATAATAATGTAGAGGACAGTGTGAAAATTGTCAATAATAATTTTGAATTTACAGGCGTAATTAATGATACGGTAAGTGCCCAGATTTATATCAAATCTGCTGAGAATGCTCCTCAGTTCTATTTAGAGAATAGTAACATTACCATTGAGATCAGTGCAAATAAGACAGATAAGGATGGGAAAACTATTGAAACAATGCATATTGACGAAATTAAAGGATCTCATTCTTTACAGATACAGGAAGAATATTTAAAATTTTACCAATTGAATGCCGGGAAAAAAGATTTTAATAAAGTGCTGTATGCGAATTTGACAGGTTTTTTAAAAAAACATCATACTCATCCTTTTAGCGGGGCGATATTGGCTGAATTGGCAATGGTTAATCCTATACTTAGCAAAAAGGAATTAAATTCGCTTTATTCTATTTTAGATATTACCAAACAAACTGATCAAGACCTCCGATTCTTTAAAAAAGGAATTGACAGGTTGGGCACTTATTCGGTTGGAAAACCTTTCTTAGAATTTGAATTACTAGACCAAAAAGGCGCTCTAATTCATTTAAAGAAATTCAGTGGAAAAATCATACTTATTGATTTTTGGGCTTCATGGTGTGGACCCTGCAGAAAAAAAAGCCCTGAACTTATTGCTTTAAAGCAGCAATTTGCGGCGGCTAATTTTGAAATAATTGGTATTTCCAGAGATAAAAATAAAAAACAATGGAGTGCGGCTATAGAAAAAGATAAGTTAGACTGGATAAATTTACTGGATGAGGATCAAAAAATCGAAAACCTTATCGGAATAGAAAACATCCCCTACAACTACCTTATCGATGAAAAAGGTATTATAATAGGTATTAATCTTTCCACAACAGATATAATTAAAATTTTATCAGCTACTACCAAAAAAGTCTAAGATTTTTTTTTAAAATCTGAAAGCCTATCCTATGTAAAAACTAGACTTGCTGTGAATCATTTTTCAATACTTTAAATTATAAAAAAGATGGGATCGTTAAAACTAACCCCATCTTTTTTTCTCCTAATTATTTACTTATTTACCTGTTTTTCTCAAAAGAAAATCTTTAATAAGTGCCCCCATTTCACTACCAAAACTTTCAAGTGCAAAGTGTCCTGTGCTGAACAAATGAAACTCTAAATTTTTCACGTCTTTTTTGAAAGCTTCAGCTCCCACGCCTGGAAAAATATAATCATCTTTTCCGTATACAATCAACATTTCAGGGTTGGATTTTCTGAAATATTCCTGCCATTCCGGATACAATGGCACATTGGTTCTGTAATCATAAAAAAGTGCCAATTGAATATCACCATTTTCTGGGCGTTCTAAGTGTCTTAAATCAATTTCCCAGTTGTCCGGCGAAATTACAGCAGTATCTGGAACATTGTGTGTATATTGCCATTTCAGTCCGTCAGGAGCATGAAAAGTACTTAATGTAGCTGCTGCTTCTTTGTCATTTCTATCTTTCCAAAGTGCTCTAAATGGATCCCAGAAAGTCTCAAGACCTTCTTCATAAGCACAACCATTTTGTACAATCAGCGTCTCTATGCTGTCAGGATTTCTGCTGGCAATTCTAAAACCAACTGGTGCACCATAATCCATTAAATAAAGACTGAATTTTTTAATATCCAATTCATCCAATAATGTTTTTACAATATTGCTGAAATTTTCAAATGTATAAGCAAAATCCGCCAATGGTGGTTGCTCACTTCTGCCATAACCTGGATAATCCGGTGCTATTAAATGAAAATCATCTGACAGATCATTTATTAAATTTCGAAACATGTGTGACGATGTTGGATATCCGTGAAGCAACACTAGTGTTGGCTTGTTTTTATCACCGGCTTCTCTGTAAAAAATCTCTACTCCATTAATTTTTCTTGTATGGTAACTTGTTTTCATAATACTGGGTTTTTAAATTAAACTTTTACTTTTTAAACTCTATTTTTAAATTGATTACATAAATTTTCTGTCATTTTCTTTTATGGGCAAATCGTTGATGCAAGCAAACCTTCTCTGCATTAAGCCATCTTCATTAAATTCCCAATTTTCATTTCCATACGCCCTGAACCATTGCCCTTCTTCATTATGATATTCATATTCAAATCGAACAGCTATTCGATTATCTGTATGTGCCCAATATTCTTTTTTAAGCCTATAGTCAAGTTCTCTTGACCATTTGCCCGTTAAGAATGTTACAATTTCTTCGGTGCCATTAATAAATAGATGACGGTTTCTCCATTCACTGTCAGCTGTATATGCCTGCGAAACTCTGTAGGGATCTCTAGTGTTCCAGGAATCTTCTGCCAATTGAATTTTCTCAATTGCCGTCTCCAATGTAAAGGGCGGAAGTGGATATCTCTTTACCATGATTTATATATTTAAGTATTTCTATACCACAAACTTAGGCATTGAATCTAATTGCATTTCTGTTATATTCTTACCAAAAATTATAATAAATAAAGATATTGGTGTCCAGTTCTTTATTCATTAAATGAAAAAGAACTAAGCTGTCTAATCATATAGAAAAACCGGTTTTGAAAAAAATATTTTGCTTACTAAAAATCATCAGGATCTGAGCTTTATTAGAATTTTAATCAGTATGACATAGCCTAAAATAAAAAGCAGCATCCAATTGAATGCTGCCATTTTAAAAAGCGAATTAATTTATTAACAACGCTGGTTTTTCAGCCTAATTATAACCTTTCATTTTTAATTAGATAATGTAATCATGTCTTAAAAGATTAGAGTCGTGATGCTAAAAACTCTAAATCTTTATTTACTTTTCCCTGCTGATATAGTGATCCATTGAATATTTACCTGCACCAATAAAGCATATTAGTAAAAAACAAAGACTATAAATTAAGGGAACATCTCTTACCAGAGCCGGATCATTAAAATGTAATACAAAATAACCTGTGAGAGTAACCGCTAAAATAGGTAAAGTTGCTATACGTGTCATTAAACCAAGTATGATAAAAATAGGCATGATAAGATTTGCAGTTGTTGCAAAAGCTTGATTTAACGCTTCAGGAAGACCTAAAGGATTAGGAACAACCTCTGCAATCTCCGTCCCAATCCCTATTTTTTTTAACCCATGC contains:
- a CDS encoding Crp/Fnr family transcriptional regulator; protein product: MKNKSIEIMFTQVNTAISRYVNFTREELDIFNSLLYFKQIKKKTIMLQKGEKCTFDAFVVRGCIRKYYIDENGFEVILQFAVENSWISDISFSDYETTGSHVFIETIENTDLLIFSPETKEQLLVRAPRFERAFRILLERHLAVTQNRLLHNITCTAEQRYDDFLQKYPTIPLRVPQHFIASYLGISPEFLSKIRTRKLKS
- a CDS encoding pirin family protein, whose protein sequence is MDRKDFIKKGLLGTGMFVASAAVANIMKNDIDEIKPLEPVGFNHLPSLDTPVTGNSVLHKAESRGHSNHGWLDTHQTFSFASYYNPDRMHFGVLRVLNDDVVDPSKGFGTHPHDNMEIISIPLEGDLEHKDSMNNVAIIKKGDIQVMSAGTGIYHSEFNNNKDKPVKFLQIWLYPNRKSVVPRYDQITLKSKERHNKFQQILSPDAKDQGVWIHQDAWFHLGIFDNKFTSIYHIKKKGNGVYAFIIKGSFLVNGTILNEKDGMGIWDLASLEVISQSDASEMLLMEVPMTM
- a CDS encoding VOC family protein; its protein translation is MHIRLLVVRTGNPERLADFYSLFGLTFEYHKHGNSPFHYTAAMGQTILEIYPLAKEQSEPDVNLRLGFEIVSFNETIQKLRDNNVRFLSEPAITDFGFMTIIADPDGRKIELYDQHTPI
- a CDS encoding TlpA disulfide reductase family protein, whose amino-acid sequence is MIKIELKPVKWALSIFILAIAGLQSQTILKNDVSKFKIHGSIKGDITDNFAYLYYNNVEDSVKIVNNNFEFTGVINDTVSAQIYIKSAENAPQFYLENSNITIEISANKTDKDGKTIETMHIDEIKGSHSLQIQEEYLKFYQLNAGKKDFNKVLYANLTGFLKKHHTHPFSGAILAELAMVNPILSKKELNSLYSILDITKQTDQDLRFFKKGIDRLGTYSVGKPFLEFELLDQKGALIHLKKFSGKIILIDFWASWCGPCRKKSPELIALKQQFAAANFEIIGISRDKNKKQWSAAIEKDKLDWINLLDEDQKIENLIGIENIPYNYLIDEKGIIIGINLSTTDIIKILSATTKKV
- a CDS encoding alpha/beta fold hydrolase, encoding MKTSYHTRKINGVEIFYREAGDKNKPTLVLLHGYPTSSHMFRNLINDLSDDFHLIAPDYPGYGRSEQPPLADFAYTFENFSNIVKTLLDELDIKKFSLYLMDYGAPVGFRIASRNPDSIETLIVQNGCAYEEGLETFWDPFRALWKDRNDKEAAATLSTFHAPDGLKWQYTHNVPDTAVISPDNWEIDLRHLERPENGDIQLALFYDYRTNVPLYPEWQEYFRKSNPEMLIVYGKDDYIFPGVGAEAFKKDVKNLEFHLFSTGHFALESFGSEMGALIKDFLLRKTGK
- a CDS encoding nuclear transport factor 2 family protein yields the protein MVKRYPLPPFTLETAIEKIQLAEDSWNTRDPYRVSQAYTADSEWRNRHLFINGTEEIVTFLTGKWSRELDYRLKKEYWAHTDNRIAVRFEYEYHNEEGQWFRAYGNENWEFNEDGLMQRRFACINDLPIKENDRKFM
- a CDS encoding DoxX family protein, yielding MNNIVLLFFRIAISCELIYAHGLKKIGIGTEIAEVVPNPLGLPEALNQAFATTANLIMPIFIILGLMTRIATLPILAVTLTGYFVLHFNDPALVRDVPLIYSLCFLLICFIGAGKYSMDHYISREK